In one window of Bizionia sp. M204 DNA:
- a CDS encoding porin family protein produces MKKLLLSAAIAVIGLSQVSAQEFSFGPKAGVNFATLTGDIEDAEFKVGLHIGGAAEYMFDEKMGLQAELLYSMQGAKNEYTETSTIGGVTERDFEKSTLKLNYINLPVMFKYYIVDGFNVEVGPQVSFLVSAKGEYEYEYSISGGGTDFSESGSEEIDIDDELKGIDFGLNFGLGYKLDNGLNFGARYNLGLMNINDEDEFRDEYKINNGVIQISAGFMF; encoded by the coding sequence ATGAAAAAATTATTACTTTCTGCAGCTATTGCTGTAATTGGTTTGAGTCAAGTATCAGCTCAAGAGTTTAGCTTTGGTCCTAAAGCTGGTGTGAATTTTGCAACATTAACAGGTGATATTGAAGATGCTGAATTTAAAGTAGGCTTACACATTGGTGGTGCAGCTGAATATATGTTCGATGAAAAAATGGGCCTTCAAGCCGAGTTATTATACTCAATGCAAGGTGCGAAAAACGAATATACTGAAACGTCAACTATTGGTGGAGTTACCGAAAGAGATTTTGAAAAATCTACTTTAAAATTAAATTATATCAATTTACCAGTAATGTTTAAGTATTACATCGTAGATGGCTTTAACGTTGAAGTAGGACCACAAGTTAGCTTTTTGGTTTCTGCTAAAGGTGAATATGAGTATGAGTACTCTATATCTGGAGGTGGAACAGATTTTTCAGAATCAGGATCAGAAGAAATTGATATTGATGACGAATTAAAAGGAATTGATTTCGGTCTTAATTTTGGTTTAGGCTATAAATTAGATAACGGCCTAAACTTTGGAGCACGTTATAATTTAGGTTTAATGAATATTAATGATGAGGA